AATTAACGCGTCTAAATTATCTGAATCGGATAAAAACAACATTAATGAGCAAATAAAAAACACACTTGCCACTATTGATAATTTTGTTGCTTGGCTACAAAAAGATGTTTTACCTACACTAAATGAAAAAACAGCACGCAGCTTTAGGTTAGGAAAAGAATTACATGCTAAAAAATTCCAATACGATATTCAAAGCAGTTACACCTCCGAAGAAATCTATAAAAAAGCACTCGCGCGTAAAACTGAATTACATGCCGAAATGGCCAAGCTGGCAAAACAATTGTGGCCTAAATATTTAAGAGAAAAAGCAATGCCAACTTCCGATTTAGAAATAATAAGAGAAGTAATTGCTCAAATATCTAATAAACATACTACTCCCGACTCTTTTCAAACAACTATAGAAAAACAAATTCCAGAGTTAGTAAAATTCATTAACGAAAAAAACTTACTATACCTAGATCCCTCGAAACCACTAGTAGTTCGCAAAGAGCCGGAATATATGGCTGGTGTGGCAGGAGCATCTGTTTCTTCTCCCGGGCCGTATGATAAAAATGGGAACACTTATTATAATGTGGGTAGTATTGTATCTTGGCCAAAAGATAGAGCAGAAAGTTATTTAAGAGAATACAATCATTATATATTACAAATATTAAATATTCATGAAGCACTGCCCGGACATTATGCGCAATTAATTTATAGTAATAATTCACCAAGCATTATAAAAAGTATTTTGGGAAATGGCTCCATGGTAGAAGGTTGGGCTGTTTATACAGAGCGTATGATGCTAGAAGAAGGATATGGAAATAATGAAGCAGAAATGTGGTTGATGTATTACAAATGGCACATGCGAGCTGCATGCAATACAATTTTAGACTACAGTGTTCACACTCTAAACATGAGCAAAGAAGATGCTTTAAATTTACTTATAAATGAAGCATTTCAAGAAAAAGCAGAAGCAGAAGGCAAATGGAGACGTGCAACATTAACTCAAGTACAGCTTTGCTCCTACTTTACAGGCTACACCGAAATATACGACTTACGAGAAGAAATTAAAAAACAACAAGGCGAAAAATTTAACCTTAAAGAATTTCACGAGAAATTTTTAAGTTATGGAAGTGCCCCGGTAAAGTACATTAGGGAGTTGATGCTTGAAAAAAATAAGTAAAAATAAATCCTTTCCTAAGCATTTTTTTAAGAACACCTTTGTTTTATTATATAGCAAGACTTGAATGATACATTTCCTTTAAGTAGTATAAATCCAATCTTTAAAATAGATTTATTGAAAATATATTTTTTCGTATAAACGCAGGTTGGATAACAAAATAACTAAAGTAAAATGAGACTTCTTTTTCTCTTAGCGATAATATTGTTTTCTGAACAGATTTATTCTCAACGTCTTGATTATCCTAAAACTCATAAAGAAAATGTACTAGATACATTTTTCAACAAGATAGTTATTGATGAGTATCGGTGGCTTGAAAACATAAACGACTCAATTTGCAAAGAATGGGTTGACCAACAGAATATTTTAACCAAAAATGAAATAAAAAAAGCGGCAATTAAACATAATTCCAACTTTTTAATAGATAAGTATGCTTATGTAGACTATGATAATCCAATAAAGCACAAGGATTACTATTTTAAGCTTTCATTCTATGACAATTTCGGAGTTCCGGCTTTATTTGTTCAAAACTCATTTAAAGATGACCCAACTATTTTGGTTGACCCAAATTTTATATCCACAAAAGACAATATTCTGATTGAAGATTATGAAGTATCGCTTAATTCTAAATATTTGGCATACCAATTTAGTAGAAATGGAAGCGATTGGTGCGAAATAAAAGTAGTTAATATAAAAACCGGGATTCACAAAGATGATCATTTAAAAAATGTAAA
This DNA window, taken from Bacteroidota bacterium, encodes the following:
- a CDS encoding DUF885 domain-containing protein, with translation MKKIIFSFLTIALVACTNKSDKHNTTENNNSTNEQFTRYKENFILRMWELYPDWATGMGFHKYDSILVAPTEEFRNKEIAFCKQELDSLASYALESLDNSNKTDYYIIKSQLEGTIFGITELKSWQWNPANYNLGDAFMQVMSDKENSLEGKLKNATTKMAQIPAFYEAAKKNIYNPTIEHTNLAIQQIAGSAEVFSVSLKDSINASKLSESDKNNINEQIKNTLATIDNFVAWLQKDVLPTLNEKTARSFRLGKELHAKKFQYDIQSSYTSEEIYKKALARKTELHAEMAKLAKQLWPKYLREKAMPTSDLEIIREVIAQISNKHTTPDSFQTTIEKQIPELVKFINEKNLLYLDPSKPLVVRKEPEYMAGVAGASVSSPGPYDKNGNTYYNVGSIVSWPKDRAESYLREYNHYILQILNIHEALPGHYAQLIYSNNSPSIIKSILGNGSMVEGWAVYTERMMLEEGYGNNEAEMWLMYYKWHMRAACNTILDYSVHTLNMSKEDALNLLINEAFQEKAEAEGKWRRATLTQVQLCSYFTGYTEIYDLREEIKKQQGEKFNLKEFHEKFLSYGSAPVKYIRELMLEKNK